Proteins from a single region of Seriola aureovittata isolate HTS-2021-v1 ecotype China chromosome 9, ASM2101889v1, whole genome shotgun sequence:
- the LOC130175106 gene encoding alpha-tectorin-like, producing MLHLLLYLAALGQLTGGQQRGKLSVCFKGPYSPGAKNDCLLASYGGVTDVEVRIENNSTGPGSDFHLSLGQLTGSSPCAVSLILKDDRSADHMLSQMRRFEDQAAVSVSLQDAFTQSSLEVDVQVDGVSLRHFNFTQKNKKYFRDLSGCRHSGVVYEPNTVACNSNSSSVVTCDASAAFSVSPCGPGRRCQGNGQCVVYSTCTVTGPTVIDFNGHVSSVQDRCAYTLMSAAGLQLLATFQERRRKDVSFLERVILRLDGSGVDIHLGQGGNVQLNHTTLRLNSSAQLIHGVELSKDKSRVTAKVTFSNYSTSILFDGTTAQIHVKGPGSLQGLCVNSSSLSEVRLSEFSSSSCETQYSEPADGRIDCTMMTARCNLLKEAPFTSCHSHVDPEPHVTACTSVLCLYPAGDGLRCQFLEVYAQACSLHSNHTLEGWRSKASCSPPQDPCQDTSCSAHEFCGEDMSGRPRCLCRAGFASKYRTRGALGDPTVCRENSASVSLAACLLAEKGINHSVLHLNDHTCTGQMDEKTHMVTFGFNTSKLCGTVISAAKNKIIYSNTIKTDNSSTSGPISRQSLVNVNFSCFYSQPDVKSMSFKVKGGTVMQQIISGSWNYSLSMSMCADLACTQPIDFSKGVQLDQTIYMSIETDGLDGNLINMKTESCWATNNENGNGGLRYDLVKNGCSNPQDSTVMIIPNGKGTGSILVFRMFQFRGNNNKIFLHCKMKLCLKSSPSCQQTCQRRGRKKRSVRPDYEDENPAFVTVALGP from the exons ATGCTGCACCTCCTGCTCTACCTGGCTGCTCTCGGCCAGCTCACAG GTGGACAGCAGCGGGGGAAActctcagtttgttttaaagGCCCTTACAGCCCTGGAGCCAAGAACGACTGTCTCCTGGCATCTTATGGGGGTGTAACCGATGTTGAAGTCCGCATAGAAAACAATAGTACTGGTCCTGGATCAgactttcatctctctctgggACAACTCACAGGCTCGTCACCCTGCGCTGTGTCTCTGATCCTGAAGGACGACCGGAGCGCTGACCAT ATGCTCAGCCAGATGCGCCGCTTTGAGGACCAAGCAGCTGTGTCGGTGTCCCTTCAGGACGCCTTCACACAGAGCTCTCTG gaGGTCGATGTGCAGGTCGATGGTGTTTCACTTCGTCACTTCAATTTTACGCAAAAGAACAAGAAGTACTTCAGGGACCTGAGCGGATGCAGACACTCAG GTGTCGTCTATGAACCCAACACAGTGGCGTGCAACTCTAACTCCTCCTCTGTTGTAACCTGTGATGCATCAGCAGCCTTCAGCGTCAGCCCCTGTGGCCCTGGGAGACGTTGCCAGGGCAACGGCCA GTGTGTAGTGTACTCCACCTGTACTGTGACTGGCCCCACGGTCATAGATTTCAACGGCCATGTTAGCTCCGTCCAGGACCGCTGTGCGTACACTCTGATGTCGGCTGCAGGCCTCCAGCTGCTGGCCACCTTTCAGGAACGGCGCCGCAAAGACGTCAGTTTTCTGGAGCGTGTGATCCTGCGTCTGGACGGGTCAGGTGTTGACATTCACCTGGGACAAGGTGGGAACGTTCAG CTCAACCACACAACACTGAGACTGAACAGCTCCGCTCAGCTGATTCACGGCGTGGAGCTCTCAAAGGACAAAAGCAGAGTCACCGCCAAAGTGACATTTTCCAATTACAGCACATCCATCTTGTTTGACGGCACCACCGCACAGATCCACGTGAAAG GCCCGGGCTCCCTGCAGGGTTTATGTGtgaacagcagctctctgagtGAAGTGAGGCTCTCTGagttcagctcctccag CTGTGAGACGCAGTACAGTGAACCCGCTGACGGACGGATCGACTGCACCATGATGACTGCACg CTGTAATCTCCTGAAGGAGGCTCcgttcacttcctgtcacagcCACGTCGACCCGGAGCCCCATGTCACCGCCTGCACCAGCGTTCTGTGTCTGTACCCGGCGGGAGACGGTCTCAGGTGTCAGTTCCTGGAGGTCTACGCTCAAGCCTGCAGTCTGCACAGTAACCACACGCTGGAAGGCTGGAGGTCCAAGGCCAGCTGCT CCCCCCCTCAGGACCCCTGTCAGGACACGTCCTGCAGCGCTCATGAGTTCTGTGGTGAGGACATGAGCGGTCGACCCCGCTGCCTCTGTCGGGCTGGTTTTGCCTCCAAATACAGAACGAGAGGAGCTTTAG GTGACCCGACGGTCTGCAGGGAGAACTCTGCCTCAGTTTCTCTGGCTGCTTGTCTGCTGGCAGAAAAAGGCATCAACCACTCAGTCTTACACCTCAACGACCACACCTGCACAGGTCAGATGGACGAGAAGACACACATGGTGACGTTTGGCTTCAACACCAGCAAACTCTGTGGGACGGTGATCTCG gcagcaaaaaacaaaatcatctaCAGTAACACCATCAAGACAGACAACAGCTCCACGTCCGGGCCGATCTCACGCCAGAGCCTCGTTAACGTCAACTTCTCCTGTTTCTACAGCCAGCCCGATGTCAAGAGCATGTCCTTTAAAGTCAAAGGCGG TACTGTGATGCAGCAGATCATATCTGGGTCTTGGAATTACAGTCTGTCTATGAGCATGTGCGCCGACCTCGCCTGCACTCAACCCATTGACTTTTCGAAGGGGGTCCAGCTTGACCAGACCATCTACATGAGCATAGAAACAGACGGGCTGGATGGCAACCTGATCAACATGAAGACAGAGTCCTGCTGGGCAACCAATAATGAAAACGGCAACGGTGGTCTGAGATACGACCTCGTCAAAAACGG CTGTTCGAACCCTCAGGACAGCACGGTGATGATCATACCGAATGGAAAGGGAACAGGAAGCATCTTAGTGTTCCGGATGTTTCAGTTCAGGgggaacaacaacaaaattttCCTGCACTGTAAAATGAAGCTGTGTTTGAAGAGCAGCCCCAGCTGTCAGCAG ACTTGCCAGCGAAGGGGCAGGAAGAAGAGATCTGTCAGGCCTGACTATGAAGATGAAAACCCAGCCTTTGTCACCGTGGCCTTGGGCCCTTAG